One Kribbella sp. NBC_00662 genomic region harbors:
- a CDS encoding AlkA N-terminal domain-containing protein gives MTTYSAVRTTGIYCRPGCGAKPLAENVSTFELPAAAEAAGYRACLRCRPYRVAGTIADEAPELVCRAVQLIISGLLDESGEEALGARLGLSARHLRRMFHEHLGVTPDQFARSRRAHFARRLLDDTDLGIADIAFASGFGSLRQFNRAMREIFRASPRELRDRRRRGDRLAADGGLVLRLPFTPPYDWEAMSAFLRSRAIPGVESVEDGVYRRTISLDGEPGMLEIGAGGEDHLVLRAHLPFWEGVMHVVDRAACLVGLDCEPVRAREHLAADPEFGSLVAARPGVRVPGAWGPFEVAVAAVVRDQLPPEDATEALRKLVEVYGVPVPGLAHGLTHAFPGPAALADAELVGPLAREVVDGNVMLDGDVEALARVVGSRAAQEIALRLGSRDAWPVTGESERLRPWRSLAAAYRLAG, from the coding sequence GTGACGACGTACTCCGCGGTTCGGACGACCGGGATCTACTGTCGGCCCGGCTGTGGGGCCAAGCCGCTCGCGGAGAACGTGAGCACCTTCGAGCTGCCCGCCGCCGCGGAGGCGGCCGGGTATCGGGCCTGCCTGCGCTGCCGTCCGTACCGGGTGGCCGGGACGATCGCGGACGAAGCGCCCGAGCTGGTCTGTCGCGCGGTGCAGTTGATCATCTCCGGTCTGCTGGACGAGTCCGGGGAGGAGGCGCTGGGGGCGCGGCTCGGGTTGTCGGCGCGGCACCTGCGGCGGATGTTCCATGAGCACCTCGGTGTCACGCCGGACCAGTTCGCGCGCTCGCGGCGGGCGCACTTCGCGCGGCGGTTGCTGGACGACACCGATCTCGGCATCGCGGATATCGCCTTCGCGTCCGGCTTCGGCAGTCTGCGCCAGTTCAACCGGGCGATGCGGGAGATCTTCCGGGCGTCACCGCGCGAGCTCCGCGACCGCCGGCGTCGCGGGGATCGGTTGGCGGCTGACGGGGGATTGGTACTGCGTTTGCCGTTCACCCCGCCGTACGACTGGGAGGCGATGAGCGCCTTCCTGCGATCGCGCGCGATCCCGGGTGTCGAGTCGGTCGAGGACGGTGTCTATCGGCGGACGATCTCGCTCGACGGCGAGCCGGGGATGCTGGAGATCGGCGCCGGTGGCGAAGATCATCTGGTCCTGCGTGCGCACCTGCCGTTCTGGGAAGGCGTCATGCACGTCGTGGATCGAGCTGCGTGCTTGGTCGGGCTGGACTGTGAGCCGGTGCGCGCTCGCGAGCATCTGGCGGCGGACCCGGAGTTCGGGTCGTTGGTTGCGGCTCGACCTGGGGTTCGGGTGCCTGGTGCGTGGGGTCCGTTCGAGGTTGCTGTTGCGGCGGTCGTGCGGGATCAGCTGCCGCCGGAGGACGCGACCGAGGCGTTGCGCAAGCTCGTCGAGGTGTACGGCGTGCCTGTGCCGGGGCTCGCGCATGGGCTGACGCACGCGTTTCCCGGGCCGGCGGCCCTGGCCGACGCGGAGCTGGTCGGGCCGCTCGCGCGGGAAGTTGTTGACGGCAACGTCATGCTCGATGGTGACGTGGAGGCATTGGCGCGCGTGGTGGGCAGCCGTGCGGCACAGGAGATCGCGCTGCGCCTCGGGAGCCGCGACGCCTGGCCGGTGACCGGCGAGAGCGAGCGCCTCCGTCCGTGGCGCTCGCTCGCCGCCGCTTACCGCCTCGCCGGCTGA
- a CDS encoding class I SAM-dependent methyltransferase, whose protein sequence is MNNVYTHGHHESVLRSHSWRTAGNSAGYLLAHLRPGMSLLDVGAGPGTITADLARLVEPGRTTALEANAAALDITKATFAELDLDVEFVVGDVHALDLPDDTFDVVHAHQVLQHVGDPVQALREMRRVCKPGGIVAVRDSDYHGFVWYPELPELDEWMALYQRMARANGGEPDAGRRLLSWALAAGFENVEATTSTWAFTNPEDRAFWGGMWADRIRKSALADQARSSGVPEQELEAISQAWQRWTATPDATISILHGELLCRA, encoded by the coding sequence ATGAACAACGTGTACACGCACGGGCATCACGAGTCGGTACTGCGATCGCACAGCTGGCGCACCGCCGGGAATTCGGCCGGCTATCTGCTGGCGCACCTGCGGCCGGGGATGTCGCTGCTCGATGTCGGCGCCGGTCCCGGCACGATCACCGCCGACCTCGCCCGCCTGGTCGAGCCCGGCCGGACCACAGCGCTGGAGGCCAATGCGGCCGCCCTCGACATCACGAAGGCAACGTTCGCCGAGCTGGACCTCGACGTTGAGTTCGTCGTCGGCGACGTCCATGCGCTGGACCTGCCGGACGACACGTTCGACGTCGTCCACGCGCACCAGGTGTTGCAGCATGTCGGCGATCCGGTGCAGGCGCTGCGGGAGATGCGCCGGGTCTGCAAACCGGGCGGGATCGTCGCGGTGCGCGATTCGGACTACCACGGTTTCGTCTGGTACCCGGAGCTGCCCGAGCTGGACGAGTGGATGGCGCTCTACCAGCGGATGGCCCGCGCCAACGGCGGCGAACCGGATGCCGGCCGCCGCCTGCTGTCCTGGGCCTTGGCCGCCGGTTTCGAGAACGTCGAGGCGACCACGTCGACCTGGGCGTTCACGAACCCGGAGGACCGTGCGTTCTGGGGCGGCATGTGGGCGGACCGCATCCGCAAGTCCGCGCTTGCGGATCAGGCCCGCTCTTCCGGCGTACCTGAGCAGGAACTAGAGGCGATCTCGCAGGCCTGGCAGAGGTGGACGGCCACGCCGGACGCGACCATTTCCATCCTGCACGGCGAACTACTGTGCCGGGCGTGA
- a CDS encoding extracellular solute-binding protein: MVTRRQFLGLAAGATTAGLLPGCSSVLPEPDVRAAGFGQEATGTVQVWCRAATQTGLTDLVKKFNASQDRLTVELTPVLDAQYVTKLATAIRGRSVPDLVDIDDINSMLFIYRDAFTDLTEPLAALDFRDKLSPGHLRLATKDERVYGVPYLADNSMFWFNTELCDRAEVDPDEAVKSFDNLLDAARKLRKLGDDIYAWSFPANSPGALGFVVQPMVWAADTDLIQGTIGSQSGHIVGNDVVQRMLELHRQLWVDGLVPRANFSDDASRWGSDFRAGKIGIFPSNYSVVVSASDDAFHHNVTPRLLSGPDGGAAFFDGGDNMCIPRGARNASGAWEFVRFALDLPQQIDLPAGGYTPVRSDARTPEFAKKYPLATLPLERIQEGYAPTTLSYNLLYNQPDGPWLQMFRRAVFDGELEAAMKEAQQNYDRILKQGQA, translated from the coding sequence ATGGTCACGCGTCGGCAGTTCCTCGGCCTCGCAGCCGGAGCGACCACGGCTGGTCTGCTTCCGGGCTGCAGCTCGGTCCTGCCCGAACCCGACGTCCGGGCGGCGGGGTTCGGGCAGGAGGCCACCGGCACCGTGCAGGTGTGGTGCCGGGCGGCGACCCAGACCGGTCTGACCGACCTGGTGAAGAAGTTCAACGCGTCCCAGGACCGGCTCACCGTCGAGCTGACGCCGGTCCTGGACGCGCAGTACGTGACCAAGCTGGCGACCGCGATCCGCGGCCGGAGTGTGCCGGACCTGGTCGACATCGACGACATCAACTCGATGCTGTTCATCTACCGCGACGCGTTCACCGACCTGACCGAACCGCTGGCCGCGCTGGACTTCCGGGACAAGCTCAGCCCCGGCCACCTGCGGCTGGCGACGAAGGACGAGCGGGTGTACGGCGTTCCGTACCTCGCGGACAACTCGATGTTCTGGTTCAACACCGAGCTGTGCGACCGCGCCGAGGTCGATCCGGACGAGGCGGTGAAGTCGTTCGACAACCTGCTCGACGCGGCCCGGAAGCTCCGCAAGCTCGGCGACGACATCTACGCCTGGAGCTTCCCGGCGAACAGCCCGGGCGCGCTCGGCTTCGTCGTACAGCCGATGGTGTGGGCCGCCGACACCGACCTGATCCAGGGCACGATCGGCAGCCAGTCCGGGCACATCGTCGGGAACGACGTGGTGCAGCGGATGCTCGAGCTGCACCGGCAGCTGTGGGTGGACGGATTGGTGCCGAGGGCAAACTTCTCCGACGACGCGTCCCGATGGGGCAGCGACTTCCGGGCCGGCAAGATCGGCATCTTCCCGTCGAACTACAGCGTGGTCGTGTCGGCGTCCGACGACGCGTTCCACCACAACGTCACGCCGCGGCTGCTGTCCGGGCCGGACGGCGGTGCGGCGTTCTTCGACGGCGGGGACAACATGTGTATCCCACGCGGCGCTCGCAATGCATCGGGGGCGTGGGAGTTCGTGCGGTTCGCGCTGGATCTGCCACAGCAGATCGACCTGCCGGCCGGCGGGTACACGCCGGTGCGGTCCGATGCGCGGACTCCCGAGTTCGCGAAGAAGTATCCGTTGGCGACGCTGCCGCTGGAGCGGATCCAGGAGGGGTACGCGCCGACGACGCTGTCCTACAACCTCCTCTACAACCAGCCGGACGGGCCGTGGCTGCAGATGTTCCGCCGCGCGGTGTTCGACGGCGAACTGGAGGCCGCGATGAAGGAAGCCCAGCAGAACTACGACCGCATCCTCAAGCAGGGGCAGGCATGA
- a CDS encoding glycoside hydrolase family 127 protein, producing the protein MSAALRSPAATTKGRRRPLGLGQATITGGFWAPRQTRNGLDAIPSGQDQLEKAGNLQNLRLAAGIGEGEAIGPIFADSDVYKWLEAAAWEYGRNPDEDLLKRIRDLTAVVAAAQREDGYLDSVVQLRYGDEGRYQQLVWSHEHYCAGHLIQAAVAQVRCTGDTALLDVATKLADHLVATFGDDKTVDVDGHPVIEMALVELYRETGTAAYLELAKWFVEARGHGIIENHGHSPTYFSDRVPVREATTVEGHSVRAVYLAAGATDVALETGDAELLEALKRQFDHMWSTKTYITGGLGARWEGEAFGDEYELPTDRAYAETCAAIGGIQWAWRMLLATGESTYADAIERMLYNGFLAGVSLAGTEYFYVNPLQLRGAAHPDNGRSPAHGRRGWFDCACCPPNIMRTLSSLDGYLATATDDAIQLHQYATGVIGDLRVETAYPWDGAVRITAPEPTTVELRIPAWAEGATVNGEPAQPGSYARVTATEIDLQLPLQSRMVGADPRIDAVRGCVALERGPLVYAVEQADNSANVDDLHLLPEAPTAETSDLLDGVTVLKAHGRVGVGHQPGWSFRPGVEDAIGDAVDVVAVPYYAWANREIGAMRVWLPRV; encoded by the coding sequence ATGAGCGCAGCCCTTCGCAGCCCGGCCGCCACGACCAAGGGGCGCCGGCGCCCGCTCGGACTCGGCCAGGCGACGATCACCGGCGGTTTCTGGGCGCCGCGGCAGACCCGCAACGGTCTGGACGCGATCCCCAGCGGCCAGGACCAGCTCGAGAAGGCCGGCAACCTGCAGAACCTCCGCCTCGCCGCGGGGATCGGCGAGGGCGAGGCGATCGGCCCGATCTTCGCCGACTCCGACGTCTACAAGTGGCTCGAGGCCGCAGCGTGGGAGTACGGACGCAACCCGGACGAGGATCTGCTCAAGCGCATCCGCGATCTGACCGCGGTCGTCGCCGCCGCGCAGCGCGAGGACGGGTACCTCGACTCGGTCGTCCAGCTCCGCTACGGCGACGAGGGCCGCTACCAGCAACTCGTCTGGAGCCACGAGCACTACTGCGCCGGCCATCTGATCCAGGCCGCGGTGGCCCAGGTCCGGTGCACCGGCGACACCGCCCTGCTCGATGTCGCGACCAAGCTCGCGGATCATCTGGTCGCGACGTTCGGCGACGACAAGACTGTCGACGTCGACGGCCACCCGGTCATCGAGATGGCCCTGGTCGAGCTTTATCGAGAAACGGGTACGGCGGCGTACCTCGAGCTGGCCAAGTGGTTCGTCGAGGCCCGCGGTCACGGGATCATCGAGAACCACGGGCACTCACCGACGTACTTCTCCGACCGCGTCCCGGTCCGCGAGGCGACCACGGTCGAGGGGCACTCGGTCCGCGCGGTCTATCTGGCCGCGGGTGCGACCGACGTCGCGCTGGAGACCGGCGATGCGGAGCTGCTCGAGGCGCTGAAGCGGCAGTTCGATCACATGTGGTCGACGAAGACGTACATCACCGGGGGTCTCGGTGCGCGCTGGGAAGGTGAAGCGTTCGGCGACGAGTACGAGTTGCCGACGGACCGCGCGTACGCCGAGACGTGCGCCGCGATCGGCGGGATCCAGTGGGCGTGGCGGATGCTGCTCGCGACAGGCGAGTCGACGTACGCCGATGCCATCGAGCGGATGCTCTACAACGGTTTCCTCGCGGGCGTGTCGTTGGCCGGTACGGAGTACTTCTATGTGAACCCGCTGCAGTTGCGCGGGGCGGCGCACCCGGACAACGGCCGGAGCCCGGCGCACGGACGGCGTGGCTGGTTCGACTGTGCTTGTTGCCCGCCGAACATCATGCGCACGCTGTCGAGCCTCGACGGCTACCTGGCGACTGCCACGGACGACGCCATCCAGCTCCACCAGTACGCGACCGGTGTGATCGGCGACCTCCGGGTCGAGACCGCCTACCCCTGGGACGGCGCGGTCCGCATCACGGCTCCGGAACCGACCACTGTCGAGCTTCGCATCCCTGCGTGGGCGGAAGGTGCCACCGTCAACGGCGAGCCCGCCCAGCCCGGCAGCTACGCCCGCGTCACCGCCACCGAGATCGACCTCCAGCTGCCACTGCAGTCCAGGATGGTCGGAGCAGATCCGCGGATCGACGCGGTTCGCGGTTGTGTTGCTCTCGAGCGTGGTCCGCTCGTGTACGCCGTCGAGCAGGCGGACAACTCCGCGAATGTGGACGACCTGCATCTGTTGCCCGAGGCACCTACTGCTGAGACCTCGGACCTGCTGGACGGGGTGACTGTGCTGAAGGCCCATGGGCGGGTCGGGGTCGGGCATCAGCCTGGTTGGTCCTTCCGGCCTGGCGTCGAGGACGCGATCGGCGATGCGGTGGACGTGGTGGCGGTGCCGTACTACGCGTGGGCGAACCGGGAGATCGGTGCCATGCGTGTCTGGCTGCCCAGGGTCTGA
- a CDS encoding isocitrate lyase/phosphoenolpyruvate mutase family protein, with the protein MSTQNELARRLRSLHEQPPLVLPNAWDAGSARAIEAAGAKAIATTSAGVAWAHGVDDAGGLDQQSAVAALRLICAAVSVPVTADIEAGYGDVAGTVAGVLEAGVVGVNLEDSTARVVDDPLVHVERIKAARAAAVAAGIELVINARTDTYLFGDKTGTLERAKMYADAGADVLFVPGVVDAATIAELVEGSPLPLNVMVGPGAPSVGELAELGVARISVGPAITGAAYALATAAAKEMLASGTYETLVSE; encoded by the coding sequence GTGAGCACGCAGAACGAGCTGGCGCGGCGGCTGCGTTCACTGCACGAGCAACCGCCGCTCGTGCTGCCGAACGCGTGGGACGCAGGTTCGGCACGGGCGATCGAGGCAGCGGGCGCGAAGGCGATCGCGACGACGAGCGCGGGCGTTGCTTGGGCACATGGCGTTGATGATGCGGGCGGTCTCGATCAGCAATCTGCTGTCGCGGCGCTGCGGCTGATCTGCGCGGCGGTCTCGGTGCCGGTCACGGCCGACATCGAGGCCGGGTACGGCGATGTCGCGGGCACGGTGGCCGGCGTACTAGAGGCCGGCGTGGTCGGTGTGAACCTCGAGGACAGCACCGCGCGGGTGGTTGATGATCCGCTCGTGCACGTCGAGCGGATCAAGGCGGCGCGTGCGGCAGCTGTTGCCGCGGGCATCGAACTGGTGATCAACGCGCGGACCGACACGTACTTGTTCGGTGACAAGACCGGGACGCTCGAACGCGCGAAGATGTACGCCGACGCCGGTGCCGACGTGCTGTTCGTGCCCGGGGTCGTCGACGCGGCGACGATCGCCGAACTGGTCGAGGGATCACCGCTTCCGCTCAACGTGATGGTCGGTCCGGGCGCTCCGTCGGTCGGTGAACTCGCAGAGCTCGGTGTCGCCCGCATCAGCGTCGGCCCGGCGATCACGGGTGCGGCCTACGCGCTCGCAACCGCAGCCGCGAAGGAGATGCTGGCGAGCGGCACCTACGAAACACTGGTGAGCGAGTAG
- a CDS encoding LacI family DNA-binding transcriptional regulator: MASPLRSQPRITDVAALAGVSTSTASKALNDTGQLREETRERVRRAAEQLGFTPDSRGRALSSGRSFTVGLITTDSSGRFSIPIMLGAEDALSAGEMALVLCDTRDDPLREQHYLKSLVSRRVDGIIVTGRRTEPRAPIDVPIPVIYAFSPSTDPDDTSVIVDDRGGVGSAVRHLLSLGRSKIAHVTGPDSHHSARLRAAATVDAAGDAFVGEPLHGEWSERWGRHAVDVLLRTQPDLDAIACGSDQIARGVCDRLRELGRSVPDDIAVTGYDNWSVMALASRPPLTTVDMELEELGRRTANLLLDAIAGSTHPGPMELPTRLITRESTLGT, encoded by the coding sequence ATGGCGTCACCACTGCGCTCGCAGCCGCGGATCACCGATGTGGCCGCGTTGGCGGGTGTCTCGACGAGCACGGCGTCGAAGGCGCTCAACGACACCGGCCAGCTCCGCGAGGAGACCCGCGAGCGGGTGCGCCGCGCCGCCGAGCAGCTCGGGTTCACTCCGGACAGCCGCGGCCGGGCGTTGTCGTCCGGGCGCAGCTTCACGGTCGGGCTGATCACCACGGACAGCTCCGGCCGCTTCAGCATCCCGATCATGCTCGGCGCCGAGGACGCACTGAGCGCCGGCGAGATGGCGCTCGTGCTGTGCGACACCCGCGACGACCCGCTCCGCGAGCAGCACTACCTGAAGTCGCTGGTGTCCCGGCGCGTCGACGGCATCATCGTCACGGGTCGCCGGACCGAGCCGCGGGCGCCGATCGACGTGCCGATCCCGGTCATCTACGCGTTCAGCCCGTCGACCGATCCGGACGACACGTCGGTGATCGTCGACGACCGCGGCGGAGTCGGCTCCGCCGTACGGCATCTGCTGTCGCTCGGTCGCTCCAAGATCGCGCACGTCACCGGCCCGGACTCCCACCACAGCGCGCGGCTCCGCGCCGCAGCCACCGTCGACGCCGCGGGCGACGCCTTCGTCGGCGAACCGCTGCACGGCGAGTGGAGCGAACGGTGGGGCCGGCACGCGGTCGACGTACTGCTCCGGACCCAGCCCGACCTCGACGCGATCGCCTGTGGAAGCGACCAGATCGCCCGTGGGGTCTGTGACCGTTTGCGCGAGCTGGGTCGCTCGGTCCCGGACGACATCGCGGTCACCGGCTACGACAACTGGTCGGTGATGGCGCTGGCCAGCCGGCCGCCGCTCACCACCGTCGACATGGAGCTCGAAGAGCTCGGCCGCCGTACGGCGAACCTGCTGCTCGACGCGATCGCCGGCTCGACCCATCCCGGCCCGATGGAACTCCCGACCCGGCTGATCACCCGCGAATCGACGCTCGGCACCTGA
- a CDS encoding TrmH family RNA methyltransferase codes for MQRISSRNARFQVWQASLTNRTKRQRAGEFLVQGVRPISVAVDNGWPVRTVITDASRPLSKWASEVLERLPGVERVAMAPELLAELGEKDEAAELIAVLELPADDLDRIPVGPDFLGVVFDRPTGPGNIGSIIRSADAFGADGLIVTGHAADVYDPKAVRATTGSLFAVPAVRAASHREVLDWVRRSPEPIVVVGTDEHGSTDVYDFDFTQPVLLLIGNETAGLSTAWREAADHLVRIPITGSASSLNAANAATAVLYEISRQRSRPAQ; via the coding sequence GTGCAACGGATCTCGTCGCGGAACGCCAGGTTCCAGGTTTGGCAGGCGTCGCTCACCAACCGGACCAAGCGGCAGCGCGCCGGCGAATTCCTGGTTCAAGGTGTGCGGCCGATTTCTGTTGCCGTAGACAACGGTTGGCCGGTGCGGACGGTGATCACCGACGCGTCCCGGCCGCTGTCGAAATGGGCGTCCGAGGTGCTGGAGCGGCTGCCGGGCGTCGAGCGGGTCGCGATGGCGCCGGAGTTGCTGGCCGAGCTCGGCGAGAAGGACGAGGCGGCGGAGCTGATCGCCGTACTCGAGCTGCCTGCCGACGATCTCGATCGGATCCCGGTCGGGCCGGACTTCCTCGGTGTCGTGTTCGACCGGCCGACCGGGCCGGGGAACATCGGGTCGATCATCCGGTCCGCCGACGCGTTCGGCGCGGACGGGCTGATCGTCACCGGACATGCCGCCGACGTGTACGACCCGAAGGCGGTCCGCGCGACGACCGGATCGCTGTTCGCAGTTCCCGCCGTCCGTGCGGCCTCCCATCGCGAGGTCCTCGACTGGGTACGCCGTTCGCCGGAGCCGATCGTTGTCGTCGGCACCGATGAACACGGATCGACCGACGTCTACGACTTCGACTTCACGCAGCCGGTCCTGCTCCTGATCGGCAATGAAACAGCCGGTCTGAGCACGGCGTGGAGAGAAGCCGCGGACCACCTGGTCCGCATCCCGATCACCGGCTCAGCCAGCTCGCTCAACGCGGCCAACGCCGCGACGGCAGTCCTGTACGAGATCTCGCGCCAGCGTTCACGCCCGGCACAGTAG
- a CDS encoding AAA family ATPase yields MHSKPMLVVVSGPPGTGKTTLAHRIATAIGCPAICRDEIKEGMAHATPGFVPGPGDPLTMRTLSTFFDVIGLLIGRGTTVVAEAAFQDRLWNPGLTPLLGRADIRIVHCDVPAEVALARITARSTSDQRRSAHEDAQISPDARLRTHNAFQPVDLPVPSLTVDTTREPALAEILAFLS; encoded by the coding sequence GTGCATTCGAAACCGATGCTGGTCGTGGTGAGTGGTCCGCCCGGGACCGGGAAGACGACGCTGGCGCACCGGATAGCGACCGCGATCGGCTGCCCGGCGATCTGCCGCGACGAGATCAAGGAAGGGATGGCACATGCGACTCCGGGATTCGTTCCGGGGCCGGGTGACCCGCTCACGATGCGGACGCTGTCGACGTTCTTCGATGTGATCGGCCTGCTGATCGGCCGCGGTACGACGGTGGTCGCGGAGGCGGCCTTCCAGGACCGGCTGTGGAACCCCGGACTGACCCCGCTGCTCGGCCGCGCGGACATCCGGATCGTGCACTGCGACGTACCGGCCGAGGTAGCGCTCGCGCGGATCACGGCCCGATCCACGTCGGACCAGCGACGCTCGGCCCACGAGGACGCGCAGATCAGTCCCGACGCCCGGCTGCGGACCCACAACGCCTTCCAGCCGGTCGATCTGCCCGTTCCCAGCCTGACCGTCGACACCACCCGTGAGCCGGCTCTCGCCGAGATCCTTGCCTTCCTGTCCTAA
- a CDS encoding carbohydrate ABC transporter permease, giving the protein MRLKNTFYVIGGGGAFLVFAVPLLWALFRSVQPNDVIVAAPNASTFFHLTWDNFRTLIEGPGNLIRAVGNSLVVALSTAILTALLATFAGYGFARFRFRSAPVLFALVVVSMMIPFQAILTPLYLEMNTLRLTDSLFGLVLFYTTVNLPFGVFVMRNSFASVPVELEDSAHVDGCGTLRMLGSVLRPLIMPGAATVALYAFLAAWTEFLGALTFLTKDELYTLPVALVNVQAGAYGEINFGSLVAGAVIAMIPCVILYVGLQRFYVTGLASGAVKG; this is encoded by the coding sequence ATGAGACTCAAGAACACCTTCTACGTGATCGGCGGCGGTGGCGCCTTCCTGGTCTTCGCCGTACCGTTGCTGTGGGCACTCTTCCGCTCGGTGCAGCCGAACGACGTGATCGTCGCGGCCCCGAATGCGTCCACGTTCTTCCATCTGACCTGGGACAACTTCCGGACGCTGATCGAGGGCCCGGGCAACCTGATTCGGGCCGTGGGCAACAGCCTGGTCGTTGCCCTGAGCACGGCCATCCTGACGGCGCTGCTCGCGACATTTGCCGGGTACGGGTTCGCGCGGTTCCGGTTCCGCAGCGCACCGGTGCTGTTCGCGCTCGTGGTGGTGTCGATGATGATCCCGTTCCAGGCGATCCTGACCCCGCTCTACCTGGAGATGAACACCCTCCGGCTGACCGACAGCCTGTTCGGCCTGGTGCTGTTCTACACCACGGTCAACCTGCCCTTCGGCGTCTTCGTGATGCGCAACTCGTTCGCCTCGGTCCCGGTCGAGCTCGAGGACTCCGCACACGTAGACGGCTGCGGCACCCTCCGCATGCTCGGCTCGGTCCTCCGCCCCCTGATCATGCCTGGCGCCGCCACCGTAGCCCTCTACGCCTTCCTGGCCGCCTGGACCGAGTTCCTGGGCGCCCTCACCTTCCTCACCAAGGACGAGCTCTACACACTTCCCGTCGCCCTCGTGAACGTCCAAGCCGGCGCCTACGGCGAAATCAACTTCGGCTCCCTCGTCGCCGGCGCGGTCATCGCCATGATCCCCTGCGTGATCCTGTACGTCGGCCTCCAACGCTTCTACGTCACCGGCCTCGCGTCGGGAGCGGTCAAAGGCTGA
- a CDS encoding putative quinol monooxygenase: protein MLAKVFPIKLKDGNQAAAEAIVQEFASKGPGTEEGTLSFRVYRDPAKPDYLLFVEHFADRTAYDAHTGSSAYKELIAGRFADLIVEFVEIDHELLVSL from the coding sequence ATGCTGGCAAAGGTGTTTCCGATCAAGCTGAAGGACGGCAACCAGGCCGCCGCCGAGGCGATCGTGCAGGAGTTCGCGTCGAAGGGGCCGGGGACGGAGGAGGGCACGCTGTCGTTCCGCGTGTACCGCGACCCGGCGAAGCCGGACTACCTGTTGTTCGTCGAGCACTTCGCGGACCGGACGGCGTACGACGCGCACACCGGGTCGTCGGCGTACAAGGAACTGATCGCGGGCCGGTTCGCCGACCTGATCGTGGAGTTCGTCGAGATCGACCACGAACTGCTGGTCAGCCTGTGA
- a CDS encoding carbohydrate ABC transporter permease, giving the protein MSTPRSLTHPGRTGLLLVTPAVLFVGVFVLVPLAFALVISLTNWPLIGSVKFSGLKNYTAIVSDAAFAKSVLYTLLYTVIVTGPILVLGYALAILVRRKRRGSTLLRTVFFLPFVVGLSTLSFVTVLEAQPESGVINIVLKKLGITDGTTAWLVDGPLATGLICVLVIWAVSGLTMMLLMAGMQAIPREYYESAELDGAGWWKTEREITIPILRRTIAMAVIISVIGSLLAFSQFYILTRGGPGIDTTTVVQYIYNRAFVQLQLGAATALSIVLVIVVGLVTAAQFRLLREKD; this is encoded by the coding sequence ATGAGTACGCCGCGCTCGTTGACGCACCCGGGACGCACCGGGTTGTTGTTGGTCACCCCCGCAGTTCTGTTCGTCGGCGTCTTCGTGCTCGTCCCGTTGGCGTTCGCGTTGGTGATCTCGCTGACCAACTGGCCGCTGATCGGTTCGGTGAAGTTCAGCGGACTGAAGAACTACACGGCGATCGTCTCCGACGCCGCGTTTGCCAAGTCCGTCCTCTACACGCTGCTCTACACGGTCATCGTGACCGGGCCGATCCTGGTGCTCGGCTACGCCCTCGCGATCCTGGTACGCCGCAAGCGCCGGGGCTCCACGCTGTTGCGAACGGTCTTCTTCCTCCCGTTCGTCGTCGGGCTGTCGACGCTCAGCTTCGTCACCGTTCTCGAGGCGCAGCCGGAGAGCGGCGTGATCAACATCGTGCTGAAGAAACTCGGGATCACCGACGGTACGACGGCCTGGCTGGTGGACGGGCCGCTCGCGACCGGACTGATCTGTGTGCTGGTCATCTGGGCGGTCAGCGGACTGACGATGATGCTGTTGATGGCCGGGATGCAGGCGATCCCGCGGGAGTACTACGAGTCCGCCGAGCTGGATGGGGCCGGCTGGTGGAAGACCGAGCGGGAGATCACGATCCCGATCCTGCGACGGACGATCGCGATGGCGGTGATCATCTCGGTGATCGGCTCGCTGCTCGCGTTCTCGCAGTTCTACATCCTGACCCGCGGCGGGCCGGGTATCGACACCACGACGGTGGTCCAGTACATCTACAACCGGGCCTTCGTCCAGCTGCAGCTCGGTGCCGCGACCGCGCTGTCGATCGTGCTCGTGATCGTGGTCGGCCTCGTCACCGCTGCCCAGTTCCGGCTGCTCCGGGAGAAGGACTGA